The genomic stretch CTCACCAATGATTATGTTAATACCCTCTTTGGAACAGCTTTTAACAAGTTCAGCCATTCCTTCTTCCTGCTCGAGGAATTCATATAATGCCTGTATTCTGCTGAGATCCTGAAAATCCGGAAGATTAAGCATGTGGCTCATGGACCCCGTGAATGCCTTTATTGAAGGGGAGATCATTATCCCCTCAAGCTCACGGAGCGCAGCTGCACAAGCAGATTTGTAATCCTGAAGTTCCTCCATAATGTAGGCTTTCAGGGACTTTTTTATCTCAGTCCATTCACAGCCTGCAAATACATTTATCCTTCTTGAAAGATCGTCCAGATACTCCTGAGTCATATCCCAGGGAAGGCTGGTCATCTTCTGATGCACAAGTCCCCCCTGAAGCACTACAAGCAGTAAGACATTTCTCTCTCCAAGCCGGACAAAATCAACTCTTTGAAATTTGACTTTGTCCAATGGTGTTACGGCAGCCACTCCTACATAGTTTGACACACGGCTGAGGATATCGGACGCTGACTCAAGAGCGCCCTCAATTCCTTTGTGGTGCTCGCCAAGGCTCTTGATCCACTCCTTGCTGTATTTTGAAGAATCGACCCTTTGAAGTACAGAGTCGACATAAAGCCTGTAGCCAAGGGTCGTGGGTATCCTGCCTGAAGAAGTGTGGGGCTGTTTCAGGAAACCCATCTCTTCCAGGTCAGACATCTCGTTTCTGATAGTGGCAGAGCTGTGCCCTGTAAGATAGCGCCTCGAAACAGTACGGGAGCCGACACTTTCACCGCTTCTAATGTATTCATATACTACGGAAAGCATTACTTCCAACTGTCTTTCTGTAAGCAAAGGTTTCACTTCCTGCCTTGTTAGCACTCTCGCAGCACGAGTGCTAATTCATTTACAACGGGACAAGAATAACAGCGCTTCGCACAAATGTCAAGACAGGTCAGATTATTTATATAGTTGTTTTTACTTAATAATATTGACTGAGTTTTTTAAAGAAGCGGCTGTCGATAATGTATAATAAACCCCGAATGACTGATCGTTGTTTTGAAAATCTGTCTCTTTGACAAAAAACTAAAGAGGTACAAATGGCCAAAACCTCTATATATCTGATTAGGCATGGCGAATGCGCCGGCAATAGGGAAAACCGAGTAAGGGGGCGCGTAGACTTCCCCCTTAATAATAATGGTATTGCACAGGCCGGAGCTCTTGCTGTAGCAATGAAAGACAGAAATTTGACTCATGTCTATTCAAGCCCGCTGAAAAGAGCCTTCTCAACAGCGGAGATGATAAGCAACAGCTGCGGGTGCGGGCTTTCTTCCGATGATTCATTCAACAACATAAAACTTGATCCATGGGAGGGCAGATTTAAAAGTGATATTGCTGCAAGCGAACCTCTGTTGTGGAACACTTGGATCAACGACCCGGAGAGCCTTATCCTTGAAGGCGCAGAAACTCTGGATCAGGTGATGGAACGGTCACTCTTAGGACTTCAGCGCCTTATCGAGAAACACCGCGGTGGAACTTTTGCTGTTGTTTCGCACAGAGGCGTACTTAAACCGCTCCTTTCAGGAGCGATCGGAATTGAAAAGCCCAGATTCTGGAGGCTGCATATGGATACCGGATCTTACAGCCTATTGACACACGACGACATCCATGGGTTTTGTCTTATGGGACTTAATTATTCAGAACACCTGAAAGACTTCCCTCTGATCCAGGAGTTTGAGTAGGAAAAGCAGCACATGGCTGTCTATGAGATAAAATTCAGAGACTCAAAAGAACTGGCTGCCTCCCTTAATGCCATAGGAGCAGATGTGAGAAGTCTGCCTTTCTTTGACAACAGAAGGGAGATAAGAGCTTTATACCTTTCCTGCATAGATGCAAGGGCAGCGAATGTCATCAAACAGGAAATGCTTTCAAGAGGAGGAGACGCCGCGGTACATGCCCATGCGATAGACTGCAGTGTGCAGGAAAGCGATGTCATAATATTCGGGACAGTCAAACAGATCTCCTTTCTCGCCGACAAACTTGAGATCATGTCGTGGTGGGGATTTCCCGGGATAGTAAAATCCCTGAGGTGCGCAATTGACTCCTTTTCAAGAAAAACATCTATGGTATCGCTTCCTTCCGGCAATGATCTTATGCTTGGCACTAGGACCCTTTTGATGAGTATCATCAACCTCAGCGATGATTCCTTCCATAAGGAGAGCAGAACATACGGAAACATAGAGACAGCTGTAGCCCGTGCCTTGGAACATGCTGAAAACGGGGCTGACATCATGGACCTCGGGGCAGAATCTACAAGGCCCGGCGCCGCAAGGATATCCGAATCAGAAGAAATCGAACGCATGATACCAGCGATAAAAGAGATCAGAAAAAATCTTCCTTTAATGCCTATCTCTGTTGATACGACCAGAAAAAATGTTGCAGAAGCTGCTTTGAAAGCCGGAGCAGACATCATCAATGATATTTCGGGACTGTCGTTTGAACCTGAGATAGCAGAGACAGCAGCCAGATTTGGAGCCATGCTGGTAATAATGCATATGAGGGGAACTCCGCAGACTATGGGGTCAATGTGCGGTTACAGCAATCTGCTTAAGGAGATCAATGAATTTTTTGATGAAAAAATCAAAATTGCCTCTTCTTTGGGGGTAGAGAGCTCAAAGATGATCCTTGACCCAGGGATAGGTTTTGCAAAGGATCACAGCCAGAACCTCTTCCTTCTCAGACACATCGAATCTTTAAGGATACATTCAAAACCGAT from Synergistetes bacterium HGW-Synergistetes-1 encodes the following:
- the folP gene encoding dihydropteroate synthase, with translation MAVYEIKFRDSKELAASLNAIGADVRSLPFFDNRREIRALYLSCIDARAANVIKQEMLSRGGDAAVHAHAIDCSVQESDVIIFGTVKQISFLADKLEIMSWWGFPGIVKSLRCAIDSFSRKTSMVSLPSGNDLMLGTRTLLMSIINLSDDSFHKESRTYGNIETAVARALEHAENGADIMDLGAESTRPGAARISESEEIERMIPAIKEIRKNLPLMPISVDTTRKNVAEAALKAGADIINDISGLSFEPEIAETAARFGAMLVIMHMRGTPQTMGSMCGYSNLLKEINEFFDEKIKIASSLGVESSKMILDPGIGFAKDHSQNLFLLRHIESLRIHSKPILVGASRKGSIGRATDSKDPSERLVGTLAVSSLCAWSGVDIIRVHDTKENKKAVMMAEAIRDADYA
- the hrcA gene encoding heat-inducible transcription repressor HrcA produces the protein MLTERQLEVMLSVVYEYIRSGESVGSRTVSRRYLTGHSSATIRNEMSDLEEMGFLKQPHTSSGRIPTTLGYRLYVDSVLQRVDSSKYSKEWIKSLGEHHKGIEGALESASDILSRVSNYVGVAAVTPLDKVKFQRVDFVRLGERNVLLLVVLQGGLVHQKMTSLPWDMTQEYLDDLSRRINVFAGCEWTEIKKSLKAYIMEELQDYKSACAAALRELEGIMISPSIKAFTGSMSHMLNLPDFQDLSRIQALYEFLEQEEGMAELVKSCSKEGINIIIGEENESPAMKRSSLVAASTICNGQMTMIGVVGPERMDYEKVITTIDRVFRTMDLGPEEEAE
- a CDS encoding phosphoglycerate mutase, which encodes MAKTSIYLIRHGECAGNRENRVRGRVDFPLNNNGIAQAGALAVAMKDRNLTHVYSSPLKRAFSTAEMISNSCGCGLSSDDSFNNIKLDPWEGRFKSDIAASEPLLWNTWINDPESLILEGAETLDQVMERSLLGLQRLIEKHRGGTFAVVSHRGVLKPLLSGAIGIEKPRFWRLHMDTGSYSLLTHDDIHGFCLMGLNYSEHLKDFPLIQEFE